Proteins from a genomic interval of Chanodichthys erythropterus isolate Z2021 chromosome 6, ASM2448905v1, whole genome shotgun sequence:
- the tax1bp3 gene encoding tax1-binding protein 3, with protein sequence MSFIPGQPVTAVVQRIEIQKLRDGDNLILGFSIGGGIDQDASQNPFSEDKSDKGIYVTRVSKGGPAEVAGLRIGDKIMQVNGWDMTMVTHDQARKRLTKKKEDVVRLLITRKSLEEVVRQSMMQH encoded by the exons ATGTCGTTCATACCCGGCCAGCCTGTCACAGCTGTTGTG CAACGAATTGAGATTCAAAAACTACGGGATGGTGATAATTTAATATTAGGATTCAGCATTGGAGGGGGAATCGACCAAGATGCAAGCCAGAATCCATTTTCTGAAGACAAGTCAGACAAG GGAATCTATGTCACACGTGTGTCTAAAGGTGGACCTGCAGAAGTGGCTGGTCTCAGGATAGGAGACAAAATTATGCAG GTGAATGGCTGGGACATGACCATGGTGACACACGATCAGGCACGAAAAAGACTCACTAAGAAGAAAGAAGATGTGGTCAGGCTTCTCATCACTAGAAAATCCCTGGAGGAAGTAGTCAGACAGTCCATGATGCAACACTAA